One Cynocephalus volans isolate mCynVol1 chromosome 7, mCynVol1.pri, whole genome shotgun sequence genomic region harbors:
- the LOC134382169 gene encoding actin-related protein 3B-like, with protein MAGSLPPCVVDCGTGYTKLGYAGNTEPQFIIPSCIAIRESAKVVDQAQRRVLRGVDDLDFFIGDEAIDKPTYATKWPIRHGIIEDWDLMERFMEQVVFKYLRAEPEDHYFLMTEPPLNTPENREYLAEIMFESFNVPGLYIAVQAVLALAASWTSRQVGERTLTGIVIDSGDGVTHVIPVAEGYVIGSCIKHIPIAGRDITYFIQQLLREREVGIPPEQSLETAKAIKEKYCYICPDIVKEFAKYDVDPRKWIKQYMGINAINQKKFVIDVGYERFLGPEIFFHPENVVLSGGSTMFRDFGRRLQRDLKRVVDARLKLSEELSRGRIKPEFFQVCHTKKDYEEYGPSICRHNPVFGVMS; from the coding sequence ATGGcgggctccctccctccctgcgtGGTGGACTGTGGTACCGGGTATACCAAGCTTGGCTACGCAGGCAACACTGAGCCACAGTTCATTATTCCTTCATGTATCGCCATCAGAGAGTCGGCAAAGGTAGTTGACCAAGCCCAAAGGAGAGTGCTGAGGGGAGTTGATGACCTTGACTTTTTCATAGGGGACGAAGCCATTGATAAACCTACTTACGCTACAAAGTGGCCCATACGACATGGAATCATTGAAGACTGGGATCTTATGGAAAGGTTCATGGAACAAGTGGTTTTCAAATATCTTAGAGCTGAACCTGAGgaccattattttttaatgacagaACCTCCACTGAATACACCAGAAAATAGAGAATATCTTGCAGAAATTATGTTTGAATCGTTTAATGTACCAGGACTCTACATTGCAGTTCAGGCAGTGCTGGCCTTAGCTGCATCTTGGACGTCACGACAAGTTGGTGAACGCACGTTAACAGGGATAGTCATTGACAGCGGAGATGGAGTCACCCATGTAATCCCGGTGGCAGAAGGTTATGTAATTGGAAGCTGCATCAAACACATCCCGATTGCAGGTAGAGATATTACGTATTTCATTCAACAGCTGCtaagggagagggaggtgggaatcCCTCCTGAGCAGTCACTGGAGACGGCAAAAGCCATTAAGGAGAAATACTGTTACATTTGCCCTGATATAGTTAAGGAATTTGCTAAGTATGATGTGGATCCCCGGAAGTGGATCAAACAGTACATGGGTATCAATGCGATCAACCAGAAAAAGTTTGTTATAGATGTTGGTTACGAAAGGTTCCTGGGACCCGAAATATTCTTTCACCCAGAGAATGTCGTCCTTTCCGGAGGCTCGACAATGTTCAGGGATTTTGGACGTCGACTGCAGAGAGATTTAAAAAGAGTGGTGGATGCCAGATTAAAGCTCAGTGAAGAGCTGAGCCGTGGCAGAATAAAGCCGGAGTTCTTTCAGGTCTGTCACACCAAGAAGGACTATGAGGAGTATGGTCCTAGCATCTGCCGCCACAACCCTGTCTTCGGCGTCATGTCTTAG